A genomic stretch from Thermoanaerobaculum aquaticum includes:
- a CDS encoding TolC family protein, which produces MRKALQVLVLLVPWPLWAQSAPTVDELVKEALKVNPSVEELRLRLAEARVNEVPAGTLPDPMVDFMLTDARFPRFTVGKEEMSMLGVTVRQDLRYPGKLSSREKQAQAETGVRELELARLKAEVVAAIRETYAELYALDVELEKVEEALDLLQVLKETAQARYAAGFTSQEAAVKAVLIKTRLQERKADLARQRAELVAMLNRLCNRPLNSPLGPVRGLPPYPPLPQNWQDLALEQAPEVKVMQAEVAAAAREVEVAKAELKPNLFATAGLGTRGSFGAVATLGFGLEWPFWRERKQKPELEAAQLRLKAAQARLEAVRAAVREEIEKTQAAWRNAQEQQTRYQQEILPLAMAALEAARATFLTGQVDFSTVIEDFNLWLEAEVGFAQRQAQAFAAWARISLLLGDSGGES; this is translated from the coding sequence ATGCGCAAAGCATTGCAGGTGCTTGTCCTGTTGGTGCCCTGGCCGCTGTGGGCCCAGTCGGCTCCCACTGTGGATGAGCTGGTTAAGGAAGCGCTCAAGGTCAACCCGAGCGTGGAAGAACTGCGCCTGCGGTTGGCTGAAGCCCGAGTGAACGAGGTTCCGGCGGGCACTTTGCCGGACCCCATGGTGGACTTCATGCTCACCGATGCCCGGTTTCCCCGCTTTACCGTGGGCAAAGAAGAAATGTCCATGCTGGGTGTAACGGTTAGGCAGGACTTGCGGTACCCGGGAAAGCTTTCATCGAGAGAAAAGCAGGCGCAAGCGGAAACCGGCGTGCGCGAACTGGAGCTGGCGCGCCTTAAGGCCGAGGTAGTGGCGGCCATCCGGGAGACCTACGCCGAGCTTTACGCCCTGGATGTGGAGCTGGAGAAGGTGGAGGAGGCTTTGGATCTCCTCCAGGTGCTCAAGGAAACCGCCCAGGCCCGCTACGCCGCCGGCTTCACCAGCCAGGAAGCGGCGGTAAAGGCGGTACTGATCAAAACCCGACTTCAGGAACGAAAAGCTGACCTGGCTCGCCAGCGGGCGGAGTTGGTGGCGATGCTCAACCGCCTTTGCAACCGGCCCTTGAACAGCCCTTTGGGCCCGGTGCGGGGCTTGCCTCCATACCCGCCGCTTCCGCAAAACTGGCAGGATCTGGCCCTCGAGCAGGCACCGGAGGTTAAGGTCATGCAAGCCGAAGTGGCGGCCGCCGCCCGGGAGGTGGAGGTTGCTAAAGCCGAGCTCAAGCCCAACCTCTTTGCCACCGCCGGCCTCGGCACCCGTGGCTCCTTTGGTGCGGTGGCCACCTTGGGCTTCGGTTTGGAGTGGCCCTTTTGGCGGGAACGAAAACAAAAACCGGAATTGGAAGCGGCGCAACTGCGCTTGAAGGCTGCGCAGGCGCGGCTGGAAGCGGTGCGAGCAGCAGTTCGGGAAGAAATCGAAAAGACCCAAGCGGCCTGGCGCAACGCCCAGGAGCAGCAAACCCGTTACCAGCAGGAGATCCTCCCCTTGGCCATGGCCGCCCTGGAGGCAGCCCGCGCCACCTTTTTAACCGGCCAGGTGGATTTTTCCACGGTCATCGAGGACTTTAACCTGTGGCTTGAAGCCGAAGTGGGTTTTGCCCAGCGTCAAGCCCAAGCTTTTGCCGCTTGGGCGCGCATTTCTTTGCTTTTGGGAGATTCGGGAGGTGAGTCATGA
- a CDS encoding efflux RND transporter periplasmic adaptor subunit has protein sequence MKALARAALALVFVGLLLFLACGGKETAGARYHCPMHPTYVSDKPGDCPICGMRLVPIEEKTAPTTVPAYVCPMHPEVVSDKPDRCPKCGMKLVPKTETEQPAPATSGTPSGERKILYYRNPMDPTVTSPVPMKDSMGMDYVPVYADELEASKERAVTGYAPVSLEPEGLARSGIQTVVAEAGSLGQAIRAVGTVVPDERLLTHVHTKVSGWIEKLYVNFTGQYVKKGEPLLEIYSPELLASQEEYLRAKALAQRLASSASAEAKKAAEELAEAAAKRLLLFDVPQDFMAHLDATGTPSRTVMLRAPTAGYVLAKDIFAGKQVEPGMELYMVADLSRVWVEADFYEQEAALLKLGMPTQVTLPYRPGAVFTGPITYIYPWVNPESRTVRVRVELPNPKGELKPDMYANVEVMPAEVPGVVIPDSAVMDTGTRQIAFVEEKPGFFVPREVTVVRRAAGKALVTQGLTAGERVVVKGTFLLDSESRLRAALAAPQGGTNDQAHH, from the coding sequence ATGAAAGCTTTAGCCCGGGCCGCCCTGGCCCTCGTCTTTGTCGGGTTGCTGCTCTTTCTTGCCTGTGGAGGAAAGGAAACCGCGGGGGCCCGCTACCACTGCCCCATGCACCCCACCTACGTTTCTGACAAACCCGGCGACTGCCCTATTTGCGGCATGCGCTTGGTGCCCATCGAGGAAAAAACCGCACCCACCACGGTACCCGCGTACGTTTGCCCCATGCACCCGGAAGTGGTATCGGATAAGCCCGACCGCTGCCCCAAGTGCGGCATGAAGCTGGTGCCCAAGACCGAAACGGAACAGCCAGCTCCCGCCACCAGCGGTACCCCGAGCGGTGAGCGAAAGATCCTCTACTACCGCAACCCCATGGACCCCACCGTCACCTCGCCGGTGCCCATGAAGGACAGCATGGGCATGGATTACGTGCCGGTGTACGCCGATGAGCTGGAAGCTTCCAAAGAACGCGCGGTAACCGGCTACGCCCCAGTGTCTTTGGAGCCGGAAGGCCTCGCCCGCTCTGGTATTCAAACGGTGGTCGCCGAGGCGGGAAGCCTGGGGCAAGCTATCCGCGCGGTGGGCACGGTGGTTCCCGACGAGCGCTTGCTCACCCACGTGCACACCAAGGTTTCCGGTTGGATTGAAAAGCTTTATGTGAACTTCACCGGTCAGTACGTGAAAAAGGGCGAGCCGCTTTTGGAAATCTACTCCCCGGAGCTTCTGGCGAGCCAAGAGGAGTACCTGCGGGCCAAGGCGTTAGCCCAGCGCCTGGCCAGCTCCGCCTCTGCAGAAGCCAAAAAGGCCGCCGAAGAGCTTGCGGAGGCAGCCGCCAAGCGGCTCCTGCTCTTTGATGTACCCCAGGACTTCATGGCCCACCTGGACGCCACGGGTACCCCATCGCGCACCGTCATGCTTCGCGCCCCTACCGCCGGTTACGTGCTGGCCAAGGACATCTTCGCCGGCAAGCAGGTGGAACCGGGCATGGAGCTCTACATGGTGGCTGATCTGTCGCGGGTATGGGTGGAGGCGGACTTTTACGAACAGGAAGCGGCGCTCCTCAAGCTGGGGATGCCCACCCAGGTCACGCTCCCCTACCGCCCCGGGGCCGTTTTCACCGGGCCCATCACCTACATCTACCCCTGGGTGAACCCGGAAAGCCGCACGGTGCGGGTGAGGGTGGAGCTTCCCAACCCCAAGGGCGAACTCAAACCCGACATGTACGCCAACGTGGAGGTCATGCCGGCAGAGGTTCCCGGCGTGGTCATCCCCGATTCGGCGGTGATGGATACCGGCACCAGACAAATTGCCTTTGTGGAGGAAAAACCAGGCTTTTTCGTGCCGCGGGAGGTCACCGTGGTGCGGCGGGCAGCCGGAAAGGCGCTGGTTACCCAGGGGCTTACCGCTGGTGAAAGGGTGGTGGTGAAGGGCACGTTCCTGTTGGATTCCGAATCGCGGCTACGCGCGGCCCTCGCTGCGCCCCAGGGAGGCACCAATGATCAAGCGCATCATTAA
- a CDS encoding efflux RND transporter permease subunit, translating into MIKRIIKFSAENRILVLLGVAALCVFAWQTLHRIRLDALPDLSDTQVIIYSRWDRSPDIIEDQVTYPIITALLGAPKVKAIRGYSDFGFSYVYVIFQDGTDLYWARSRVLEYLSKIQPQLPQGVRTELGPDATGVGWVFQYALVDRSGKHSLEELRAFQDWTLRYALQSVPGVAEVASIGGFVKQYQITVDPNRLAAFNLPLRDVVEAIRKANNEVGGRLLEFAGAEYMVRGKGYARSIADFESIVLKTTPQGVPVRLSDVGRVELGPEIRRGVADLDGLGDHVGGIVVMRHGENALNVIKLVKAKLEELKPSLPEGVEVVTTYDRSDLIQRAIKTLTHELTVEMIIVAAVILIFLWHIPSALVPIFTIPISVLLAFIPLYWMGVTVNIMSLAGIAISIGVLVDGAIVEVENAYNKIHRWMEEGRPGDFHQVRLSALQEVGPSVFFSLLVIAVSFIPIFALVEQEGRLFKPLAYSKNLAMALASLLAITLDPAMRMLFARIEPFSFRPRFLAKLATSAFVGTYYAEEKHPISRVLLKIYEPVCRFVLRHPKTIIAFALALVLGSLPIYFRLGREFMPPLAEGTILYMPTTLPGISVTEAQRLLEAQDRILKSFPEVERVFGKAGRAETSTDPAPFSMMETTVILKPESQWRKKPRWYSSWAPEWLASFFRPLWPDHISYDELVDEMDRALRFAGVTNAWTMPIKARIDMLSTGVRTPVGIKVFGADLKEIERIGTELETLLRQIPGTRSVYAERVTGGYFVDFVPDRQLLARYGLTIEDVQMVIMSAIGGENITTTVEGRQRFPVNLRYPRELRDDLDRLRRVLVPTPSGSQIPLGQLASIELVQGPSMIRDENGFLAGYVYVDIAGRDVGSYVDEAKKVVREKLALKPGYVLQWSGQYENMLRVKERLRLVVPVTLALIFLLLYANTRSAFKATLVMLAVPFSAIGAIWLFYLLDYNVSIAAWVGMIALLGLDAETGVFMLLFLDLSWDEYKRKGLITDEAGADEAIVHGAVKRLRPKLMTVVAAFSGLLPIMWSTSAGADVMKRIAAPMIGGLVTSFLLELMVYPAIYKLWKRRTELRAFVTGR; encoded by the coding sequence ATGATCAAGCGCATCATTAAGTTCTCCGCAGAAAACCGCATCCTGGTGCTGCTTGGGGTGGCGGCCCTGTGCGTTTTTGCCTGGCAGACCCTCCACCGCATCCGCCTGGACGCCCTCCCGGACCTGTCCGACACCCAGGTCATCATTTACTCGCGCTGGGACCGCTCCCCCGACATCATCGAGGACCAGGTCACCTACCCCATCATCACCGCGCTTTTGGGAGCTCCCAAGGTTAAAGCCATCCGCGGCTACTCGGACTTTGGCTTTTCCTACGTGTACGTGATCTTCCAGGACGGCACCGACCTTTACTGGGCCCGGTCCCGGGTGCTGGAGTACCTCTCCAAAATCCAGCCCCAGCTCCCCCAGGGGGTTCGCACCGAGCTGGGGCCCGACGCCACCGGCGTAGGGTGGGTTTTCCAGTACGCCTTGGTGGACCGCTCGGGCAAGCACAGCCTGGAAGAGCTGCGGGCGTTCCAGGACTGGACCTTGCGTTACGCCCTGCAATCGGTTCCCGGTGTGGCGGAGGTGGCTTCCATTGGCGGGTTCGTCAAGCAGTACCAAATTACCGTGGATCCCAACCGCTTGGCAGCCTTCAATCTGCCCTTACGGGACGTGGTGGAAGCTATTCGCAAAGCCAACAACGAAGTGGGTGGGCGCTTGCTGGAGTTTGCCGGCGCCGAGTACATGGTGCGGGGAAAGGGCTACGCCCGCAGCATTGCCGATTTTGAAAGCATCGTGCTCAAGACCACACCCCAGGGGGTGCCGGTGCGCCTTTCCGACGTGGGGCGGGTGGAGCTGGGACCGGAAATCCGTCGCGGGGTGGCCGATCTCGATGGACTGGGCGACCACGTGGGTGGCATTGTGGTCATGCGCCACGGGGAAAACGCCCTAAACGTCATCAAGCTGGTGAAGGCCAAGCTGGAAGAGCTCAAGCCCTCCCTGCCGGAAGGGGTAGAGGTGGTCACGACGTATGACCGCTCCGACCTCATCCAGCGGGCCATTAAAACCCTTACCCACGAGCTCACCGTGGAAATGATCATCGTGGCCGCGGTGATCTTAATTTTCCTCTGGCATATCCCCTCGGCTCTGGTCCCCATTTTCACCATTCCCATTTCTGTGCTCTTGGCGTTCATCCCGCTCTACTGGATGGGTGTCACCGTGAACATCATGTCGCTGGCGGGCATCGCGATTTCCATTGGTGTGCTTGTGGATGGGGCCATCGTGGAGGTGGAAAACGCCTACAACAAAATCCACCGCTGGATGGAGGAAGGACGACCGGGGGACTTTCACCAGGTCCGGCTTTCAGCGTTGCAGGAAGTTGGGCCCTCGGTGTTCTTCTCGCTGCTGGTCATTGCGGTTTCTTTCATCCCCATTTTTGCGCTGGTGGAACAGGAGGGGCGGCTCTTCAAACCCCTGGCCTACTCCAAGAACCTGGCCATGGCTCTGGCCTCCCTTTTGGCCATCACCCTGGATCCGGCCATGCGCATGCTGTTTGCCCGCATTGAGCCCTTTTCCTTCCGCCCGCGGTTTTTGGCCAAGCTTGCCACCAGCGCCTTTGTGGGGACTTACTACGCCGAGGAAAAGCACCCCATCAGCCGCGTGCTTTTGAAGATTTATGAGCCGGTTTGCCGCTTCGTGTTACGGCACCCGAAGACAATCATTGCCTTCGCGTTGGCCCTCGTGCTGGGCAGCTTGCCCATTTACTTCCGGTTAGGCCGGGAGTTCATGCCGCCCCTGGCCGAAGGCACCATCCTTTACATGCCCACCACCCTCCCGGGCATTTCGGTCACCGAGGCGCAAAGGCTTTTGGAAGCCCAAGACCGCATCCTCAAATCCTTCCCGGAGGTGGAGAGGGTTTTTGGCAAGGCTGGACGCGCCGAAACCTCCACCGATCCGGCCCCCTTTTCCATGATGGAAACCACCGTGATCCTCAAGCCGGAAAGCCAGTGGCGGAAGAAACCCCGCTGGTACTCCTCCTGGGCCCCCGAATGGCTTGCCTCCTTTTTCCGTCCCCTTTGGCCGGATCACATCAGTTACGACGAGCTTGTTGACGAAATGGACCGCGCCCTTCGCTTTGCCGGCGTGACCAACGCCTGGACCATGCCCATTAAAGCCCGCATTGACATGCTTTCCACCGGCGTGCGCACCCCTGTGGGCATCAAGGTTTTTGGCGCCGACTTGAAGGAAATCGAACGCATTGGCACCGAGCTGGAAACGCTGCTGCGCCAGATTCCCGGAACCCGCAGCGTGTACGCCGAGCGGGTCACCGGCGGTTACTTTGTGGACTTCGTTCCCGACCGCCAGCTCCTTGCCCGCTACGGGCTCACCATCGAGGACGTGCAAATGGTGATCATGTCGGCCATCGGTGGGGAAAACATCACCACCACTGTGGAAGGCCGGCAGCGCTTCCCCGTGAACCTGCGTTACCCTCGGGAGTTGCGGGATGACCTGGATCGCCTCCGGCGGGTGCTGGTCCCCACCCCTTCCGGGTCCCAAATTCCGCTGGGTCAGCTGGCCAGTATTGAGCTGGTGCAGGGCCCCAGCATGATCCGCGATGAAAACGGCTTTCTGGCCGGCTACGTCTACGTGGACATTGCCGGCCGAGACGTGGGTTCTTACGTGGACGAGGCCAAGAAGGTCGTGAGGGAGAAGCTGGCCCTCAAGCCCGGCTACGTGCTCCAGTGGTCCGGGCAGTACGAAAACATGCTGCGGGTCAAAGAGCGCCTCAGGCTGGTGGTGCCGGTTACCCTGGCGTTGATCTTCCTGCTGCTTTACGCCAACACCCGGTCAGCGTTCAAAGCTACGCTGGTGATGCTGGCGGTGCCGTTTTCCGCCATTGGCGCCATTTGGCTTTTCTACCTTTTGGACTACAACGTATCCATTGCCGCCTGGGTAGGGATGATTGCGCTCTTGGGCCTAGACGCGGAAACCGGGGTTTTCATGCTGCTGTTTTTGGACCTTTCCTGGGACGAGTACAAGCGCAAGGGCCTCATTACCGACGAAGCCGGCGCCGACGAAGCCATCGTGCACGGGGCGGTGAAACGGCTGCGTCCTAAGCTCATGACGGTGGTGGCCGCCTTCTCCGGTCTTTTGCCGATTATGTGGTCCACCTCCGCTGGAGCCGACGTCATGAAGCGCATTGCTGCACCCATGATCGGAGGGCTGGTGACCTCGTTCCTCTTGGAGCTCATGGTTTACCCTGCCATTTACAAGCTTTGGAAGCGGCGCACCGAGCTTCGCGCGTTTGTGACAGGGAGGTAA
- a CDS encoding heavy metal translocating P-type ATPase, with amino-acid sequence MDKHHQPKMMLPTAQAGVRDPVCEMTVDPEKTPHRFAYKGVTYFFCCEHCLARFSANPDAYLQAAPAPGAAHTHAAPAPQAPAAAHAMYTCPMHPEVRKPGPGSCPLCGMALEPLEVAAEEPENPELADFKRRFWVALACSLPLFALAMGPSHWGWHLPVSPEALTWLQALLATPVVLWAGWPLLQRAWQSILLRALNMFTLIGVGVVAAYAFSLAATVFPGVFPASLRLPDGSLPVYFEAAAGIVTLVLLGQVLELLARGRTSQAIRSLLKLAPPTARRLKEDGSLEEIPLGEVKVGDHLQVRPGDRVPVDGVVISGQSQVDESMMTGESVPVPKKAGDRVFAGTVNSHGALVIRAEKVGSDTLLAHIVQLVAEAQRSRAPVQRLADKVAAVFVPVVLAVAAVTFVIWAWVGPEPRLAHALVNAVAVLIIACPCALGLATPMSVMVAMGRGARAGVLFRNAEAIELLAKVDTLVVDKTGTLTEGKPSLKASHFSPGVSEEQALQLVASAEKPSEHPLASALVAEAQKRGLELLPCEGFQAHPGQGIEATVHGQKVLVGSAAFLEKHGVLLPEAAKSGDASVFLAANGVFLASFSYADPIKPTAVKAIAELQREGVTVVMATGDRREIAQRVAWELGISRVYAEVSPQGKVELVEKLKAEGKIVAMAGDGINDAPSLAAAHVGIAMGTGTDVAMETAPVTLVKGDLTAILRARRLAKKTMANIKQNLFWAFIYNTLGVPIAAGVLYPVFGLALSPVIAAAAMSFSSLSVVGNALRLQRTAL; translated from the coding sequence ATGGACAAACACCACCAGCCAAAGATGATGCTTCCCACCGCCCAAGCTGGCGTCCGCGATCCCGTTTGCGAGATGACTGTGGACCCGGAAAAAACGCCCCACCGTTTTGCGTACAAGGGCGTTACCTACTTTTTCTGCTGTGAGCACTGCCTCGCCAGGTTCTCTGCAAATCCCGATGCTTACTTACAGGCTGCCCCCGCCCCGGGGGCAGCTCATACCCACGCCGCTCCTGCTCCCCAGGCCCCTGCGGCCGCCCACGCCATGTACACCTGCCCCATGCACCCGGAGGTGCGAAAGCCTGGCCCCGGGAGCTGCCCCCTTTGCGGCATGGCCCTGGAGCCTCTAGAAGTTGCCGCCGAAGAGCCGGAAAACCCTGAGCTGGCCGACTTCAAGCGGCGCTTTTGGGTGGCCCTGGCCTGCTCCCTTCCCCTCTTCGCCTTGGCCATGGGTCCCTCCCACTGGGGGTGGCATTTGCCGGTGAGCCCGGAGGCCCTCACCTGGCTCCAGGCCCTGCTGGCCACTCCGGTGGTGCTGTGGGCCGGCTGGCCGCTGCTGCAACGGGCTTGGCAGTCCATCCTTTTGCGGGCCCTCAACATGTTCACGCTCATTGGCGTGGGCGTGGTGGCGGCCTATGCTTTTAGCCTTGCCGCCACCGTTTTTCCTGGCGTTTTTCCTGCTTCTCTACGCCTGCCGGACGGATCCCTACCGGTTTACTTCGAAGCCGCCGCTGGCATCGTCACCCTGGTGCTTCTGGGCCAGGTTCTGGAGCTTCTGGCTCGCGGCCGGACCAGCCAGGCTATCCGTTCGCTCCTGAAGCTTGCCCCACCCACGGCCCGGCGCCTCAAGGAAGACGGCTCGCTGGAAGAAATCCCTTTGGGTGAGGTGAAGGTAGGCGACCACCTGCAGGTCCGCCCCGGAGACCGGGTGCCGGTGGACGGTGTGGTGATTTCCGGCCAGTCGCAGGTGGACGAAAGCATGATGACCGGCGAAAGCGTGCCGGTGCCAAAAAAGGCGGGAGACCGGGTCTTCGCCGGTACCGTAAACAGCCACGGGGCGCTGGTCATCCGCGCGGAGAAGGTTGGTTCTGACACGCTCCTGGCCCACATCGTGCAGCTGGTGGCGGAAGCCCAAAGGTCCCGGGCGCCGGTGCAGCGGCTGGCGGACAAGGTGGCAGCGGTTTTTGTGCCGGTGGTCTTAGCGGTGGCCGCGGTGACCTTCGTGATCTGGGCATGGGTAGGCCCGGAACCACGCCTCGCCCACGCTTTGGTAAACGCCGTGGCGGTGCTCATCATTGCCTGCCCCTGCGCTCTTGGCCTTGCTACCCCCATGAGCGTGATGGTGGCCATGGGGCGTGGGGCGCGCGCCGGAGTTTTGTTCCGTAACGCCGAAGCCATCGAGCTTTTGGCCAAGGTGGATACCCTGGTGGTGGACAAAACCGGCACCCTCACCGAAGGCAAACCCAGCTTGAAAGCCTCCCACTTCTCCCCTGGCGTAAGTGAGGAACAAGCGTTGCAGTTGGTGGCGTCCGCGGAAAAGCCCTCCGAGCACCCGCTGGCTTCCGCGCTAGTGGCGGAAGCGCAAAAACGGGGACTTGAGCTGCTCCCTTGCGAGGGTTTCCAGGCCCACCCCGGCCAGGGCATTGAAGCCACCGTCCACGGCCAAAAGGTCCTGGTGGGTTCCGCTGCATTTTTGGAAAAACACGGCGTTTTGCTGCCGGAAGCGGCCAAAAGCGGGGATGCTTCGGTGTTTTTGGCGGCCAATGGCGTTTTCCTGGCAAGCTTCAGCTACGCCGATCCCATCAAACCCACGGCCGTCAAAGCCATTGCCGAGCTCCAAAGGGAAGGCGTGACGGTGGTCATGGCCACCGGCGACCGTCGGGAAATCGCCCAGCGGGTGGCCTGGGAGCTGGGAATTTCCCGGGTTTACGCGGAGGTTTCGCCCCAGGGCAAGGTCGAACTGGTGGAAAAGCTCAAAGCCGAGGGGAAGATCGTGGCCATGGCCGGGGACGGCATCAACGATGCCCCCAGCCTTGCCGCCGCTCACGTGGGCATCGCCATGGGGACCGGCACCGATGTGGCCATGGAAACCGCACCGGTCACCCTGGTGAAGGGCGATCTCACCGCCATCCTCCGCGCCCGCAGGCTGGCGAAGAAAACCATGGCCAACATCAAGCAAAACCTCTTTTGGGCTTTCATTTACAACACTCTGGGCGTTCCCATTGCGGCCGGCGTCCTGTACCCGGTTTTTGGCTTGGCTCTGAGCCCGGTGATTGCCGCCGCCGCCATGAGCTTTTCCTCGCTTTCGGTGGTGGGCAACGCCTTGCGGTTGCAAAGGACCGCACTGTGA
- a CDS encoding YHS domain-containing protein, whose product MKKVLSLVAVGFFGLVLAQAAEKQPGKPQTACPVSGKPINKEVYVDYQGQRVYFCCNACPDKFRKDPEKYFAQFEKEGIELENIQKACPVSGEELGEHGEPSVIHYKGRTVKFCCPACEKPFKAEPEKYLNGMPGEQSKAGKKTT is encoded by the coding sequence ATGAAAAAGGTCTTGAGTTTGGTTGCGGTTGGGTTTTTTGGTTTGGTTTTGGCGCAGGCAGCCGAAAAGCAGCCAGGAAAGCCGCAAACGGCCTGTCCGGTTTCCGGCAAACCCATTAACAAAGAGGTCTACGTGGACTACCAGGGCCAGCGGGTTTATTTCTGCTGCAACGCCTGCCCCGACAAGTTCCGCAAGGACCCGGAGAAGTACTTTGCCCAGTTCGAAAAGGAAGGCATTGAGCTGGAAAATATCCAAAAGGCCTGCCCGGTTTCCGGAGAAGAGCTGGGGGAGCACGGCGAGCCTTCGGTGATCCACTACAAGGGCCGCACCGTGAAGTTCTGCTGCCCCGCCTGCGAAAAGCCTTTTAAGGCGGAGCCTGAAAAGTACCTCAACGGCATGCCTGGGGAGCAGTCCAAGGCCGGAAAGAAGACTACTTAA